From a single Saimiri boliviensis isolate mSaiBol1 chromosome 15, mSaiBol1.pri, whole genome shotgun sequence genomic region:
- the LOC141581434 gene encoding transient receptor potential cation channel subfamily A member 1-like — protein sequence MKRSLKRMWRPGEKKEPQGVLYEDVPDDADDCKEPLKVDFEEGAYGLQNFKEQKILNDCDNTNAFPLQDAKEKVNFCGWRSCLNIYFTKVLLEHSSTDVNLEGENGNTAVMIACTKNNSEALQILLNKGAQPRKSNKFGCFPIHQAVLSGSKECMEIILKFGEEHGYSRQLHINCVNNEKASPLHLAVQNGDLEIVKMCLDNGAQIDLVEKAKCTAVHFVAHYGETEIVKLLISSYSGGMDLVNAADESHQTVLHRQVSYLPF from the exons ATGAAGCGCAGCCTGAAGAGGATGTGGCGCCCTGGGGAGAAGAAGGAGCCCCAGGGCGTGCTCTATGAGGATGTGCCGGACGACGCGGACGACTGCAAGGAACCGCTTAAG GTGGATTTTGAAGAAGGTGCATATGGATTACAAAACTTTAAGGAACAAAAGATATTAAACGATTGTGACAATACGAATGCCTTCCCTTTGCAAGATGCAAAGGAGAAGGTCAATTTTTGTGGATGGAGATCATGTCTGAACATTTACTTTACAAAG GTCTTGCTTGAGCATAGCAGTACTGATGTTAATttggaaggagaaaatggaaacacagctGTGATGATCGCATGCACCAAAAATAATAGTGAAGCACTGCAGATTTTG CTTAACAAAGGAGCTCAGCCACGTAAATCAAATAAATTTGGATGTTTTCCTATTCATCAGGCGGTACTTTCAGGTTCCAAAGAATGCATGGAAATAATATTAAAGTTTG GTGAAGAGCATGGGTACAGTAGACAGTTACACATCAACTGTGTGAATAATGAGAAAGCCAGTCCTCTCCACCTGGCTGTGCAAAATGGTGATTTGGAAATTGTCAAAATGTGCCTGGACAATGGTGCACAAATAGACCTAGTGGAG AAGGCAAAGTGCACAGCCGTTCATTTTGTTGCCCATTATGGAGAGACTGAGATTGTTAAATTGTTGATATCATCCTATTCTGGTGGCATGGATCTTGTTAATGCGGCTGATGAAAGCCATCAGACTGTGCTTCACAGGCAAGTTTCCTACCTACCATTCTGA